AAGAGCTGATCCGCACCGACGACCTGACCGGCCTGTACAACCGCCGCGGCCTGACCCTGCACCTGCAGGAAAGCCGCGCCATCGGCATGCCGGGCAGCATGGGTCTGCTGCTGGTCGATTGCGACCGCTTCAAGCAGGTCAACGACGAGCACGGCCACCTGGTCGGCGACCGGGTGCTGCAGAGCGTAGCCAACATCCTGCGTTCGGTGGCCGGACCCGACGACATCCCGTGCCGCCTCGGCGGCGACGAGTTCTGCCTGCTGATCACCGCCGAGCATCCCGAGAAGGTGATGCGCTACGCCGACTTCATCGTCAGCACCACGCAAGGGCTGCTGCAGATGCCGCAATCGCCGCCGCACGTCTGCCCGGTCAGCGTCGGCGCCTGCCTGATCGATCCGGACAGCGATTGGAACGCCTGGTACGCCCAGGCCGATGCGGCCCTGTACCGCGCCAAACGGCTGGGCGGCAATCGCGTCGAATGGCAGGACGGCGACGCGCAAGGATGACCGGGGGCGACGGACTCAAGGATGCAGCCAGCCATGAATGATCAGCCCGCGGCTGGCGCCACCACCACGCCGCAAGTCCGCACGTTGCTGCTGACCGATCTGTGCGAATCGACCACGTTGGTCGAGCGCCTGGGCGATGCGCTGGCCGCGGCGCTGTTCCGTGAGCACGACCGGCTGGTGCTGGAGCTGCAGCAGCGTTGGCGCGGACGCCTGATCGATCGTTCCGACGGCCTGCTGCTGCTGTTCGAAAGGCCGATCGACGGCCTGGGTTTCGCCCTGGACTACATGCGCGGGCTGCACGAGCTGGGGCAGGCGCGCAAGCTGCGGTTGCAGGCGCGCGCCGGCCTGCACGTGGGCGAGGTGCTGACCTGGCAGAACAGCGACGAAGCGGTGCGCGCCGGCGCCAAGTCGCTCGAGGTCGAGGGTCTGGCCAAGCCGTTGGCGGGAAGATTGATGTCGCTGGCGCGGCCCGGGCAGATCCTGCTGTCGGCGGTGGCCGAACCGATGAGCCACCGCGCCGCCAGCGAACTGGGCGAGCGCGGCCAGCATCTGGTGTGGAAATCCTACGGCCGCTGGCGCTTCAAGGGCGTGCCGAACGCCCAGGAGATTTTCGAAGTCGGCGAGCCGGGCCTGGCGGCGTTGCGCATGCCCAAGCACACGGCGAAGGCGTGGCGCGACATCCCGTTGTGGCGGCGGCCGGTGGCGCTTGCGGCGGAAATGGCGTTGCTGGCCGTGCTCGGCGTCGGCGGCTGGTTCCTGACCCGATCGCCGCCGGCGATCGCCTTCAACGAACGCGACTGGGTGGTGGTCGGCGACCTGCGCAACCTCACTGGCCAGCCGGTGCTGGACGAATCGCTGGAACAGGCCTTCCGCATCAGCCTGGAGCAGTCGCGCTACGTCAACGTGCTGAGCGACCTGAAAGTACGCGACACCCTGGCGCTGATGAAACGCAAGCCGGGCGAACCGCTGGATCGCGCCACCGCATCGGAAGTCGCGCTGCGCGACGGCGCGCGCGCGGTGATCCTGCCCACCGTCGCCGAAGTCGGCGGCCGCGTGCGGGTCAGCGCGGAGGTGGTCGACCCGCATACGCAGACCACGGTGTACGCCGAATCGGCCGACGGCACCGGCGCAGCTTCGGCCCTGCAATCCATCGACAAGGTGACCGGCGAGCTGCGCAGCAAGCTGGGCGAAGCGATCAAATCCATCGAACGCGATTCGGCGCCGTTGCCGCAGGTCAGCACGTCCAACCTGGATGCGCTCAAAGCCTACGCGCTGGGCGAGAAGAAGGACGCCTCGGGGGATGCCGTGGCCGCGCTGGGCTATTACACGCGCGCCTTCGAACTGGATCCGCAGTTCGCCTTGGCGAAGGTGGCGATCGGCCGCGTCTACACCGCGCAAGGCAAGATGGCCGAGGGCCGCCGGAATTTCGAAGCGGCAGCGGAAATGCGCGACCACTTGTCCACCCGCGAAGCGCTCACGCTCGAAACCTTGTTGGCGCGATTCGGTCCGGTGCCCGCGCTGGTCGGAAAATGGCAGCAACTGGTGGAAACCTATCCCGACGCGCACAACGCGCGCTTCGGCATGGCCCAGGACGGATGGATGCTGGCCAACCAGTTCGCGCCCATGCTGCCGCATGCGCGCGCGGCGAATGCCGCGCAATTCGTCGATCGCTCGAGCGCGCAATACTTGGAAGGCATGCTGCTGCTGGGCATGGAGCAATATCCGCAGGCGATCAAGGCATTCGAAGCCTCCCGCACCGGCGGTTACGAAGGCGGAGGCCTGGCCTACGCGTACGCGTACGAGGCGCAGCGACGGTTCGAAGAAGCGGACCGGGCTTTTTCCAAACGCGGCGGCAGCCAACTCGTGCCCAAGGAGTTCGACGATTTCGAGTACTGCCTGATCACCGCGCTCGACAGGTCGGACTGGCCGCGTTCGAAAGACT
Above is a genomic segment from Luteimonas galliterrae containing:
- a CDS encoding putative peptide modification system cyclase translates to MNDQPAAGATTTPQVRTLLLTDLCESTTLVERLGDALAAALFREHDRLVLELQQRWRGRLIDRSDGLLLLFERPIDGLGFALDYMRGLHELGQARKLRLQARAGLHVGEVLTWQNSDEAVRAGAKSLEVEGLAKPLAGRLMSLARPGQILLSAVAEPMSHRAASELGERGQHLVWKSYGRWRFKGVPNAQEIFEVGEPGLAALRMPKHTAKAWRDIPLWRRPVALAAEMALLAVLGVGGWFLTRSPPAIAFNERDWVVVGDLRNLTGQPVLDESLEQAFRISLEQSRYVNVLSDLKVRDTLALMKRKPGEPLDRATASEVALRDGARAVILPTVAEVGGRVRVSAEVVDPHTQTTVYAESADGTGAASALQSIDKVTGELRSKLGEAIKSIERDSAPLPQVSTSNLDALKAYALGEKKDASGDAVAALGYYTRAFELDPQFALAKVAIGRVYTAQGKMAEGRRNFEAAAEMRDHLSTREALTLETLLARFGPVPALVGKWQQLVETYPDAHNARFGMAQDGWMLANQFAPMLPHARAANAAQFVDRSSAQYLEGMLLLGMEQYPQAIKAFEASRTGGYEGGGLAYAYAYEAQRRFEEADRAFSKRGGSQLVPKEFDDFEYCLITALDRSDWPRSKDCADRAMAKIGADDTMFLEPTWRVWSAAAAMIAAGDGRADPAVLRDHLSWFDQRAAQFDAVYPIYRAQYRMSLGYLAAASGQAALLDQALAKPGDEGIVEQHPATAQLHQVLLAEKDRLSGRARAAADRLAPIVKRDDALLLAHAAFGRALRDSGDNEGALAQARWVASHRGRAFVERGLSSLLDPLAVASTTVADLDAAELLKALGRDEESKQALDKFLSAWKEANLPGYLRTRVAALQG